The following proteins are co-located in the Zonotrichia albicollis isolate bZonAlb1 chromosome 1, bZonAlb1.hap1, whole genome shotgun sequence genome:
- the ANKRD46 gene encoding ankyrin repeat domain-containing protein 46: MSYVFVNDSSQTNVPLLQACIDGDFNYSKRLLESGFDPNIRDSRGRTGLHLAAARGNVDICQLLHKFGADLLATDYQGNTALHLCGHVDTIQFLVSNGLKIDICNHQGATPLVLAKRRGVNKDVIRLLESLEEQEVKGFNRGAHSKLETMQTAESESAMESHSLLNPNLQQGEGVLSSFRTTWQEFVEDLGFWRVLLLIIVIALLSLGIAYYVSGVLPFVENQPELVH; this comes from the exons ATGTCCTACGTTTTTGTGAATGACTCCTCGCAGACCAACGTGCCCCTGCTGCAGGCCTGCATTGATGGAGACTTCAACTACTCCAAGCGGCTCCTGGAGAGCGGCTTCGACCCCAACATCCGTGACAGCCGGGGCCGGACTGGCCTGCAcctggctgcagccagaggaAATGTAGACATCTGCCAGCTCTTGCATAAATTCGGGGCTGACCTGCTAGCCACTGATTACCAGGGCAACACAGCCCTGCACCTGTGTGGCCATGTTGATACCATCCAGTTCCTAGTTTCTAATGGACTTAAAATTGATATTTG CAACCACCAAGGTGCAACACCACTTGTTCTTGCCAAACGAAGGGGTGTGAATAAAGATGTGATCAGACTGCTGGAATCGTtagaggagcaggaggtgaaAGGATTTAACAGAGGAGCTCACTCAAAGCTGGAGACAATGCAGACAGCTGAAAGTGAAAG TGCAATGGAAAGCCATTCCCTTCTCAATCCAAACCTGCAGCAAGGTGAAGGAGTTCTTTCCAGCTTCCGCACGACATGGCAGGAGTTTGTGGAAGACCTGGGCTTCTGGAGGGTGCTGCTCCTCATCATTGTCATCGCTCTCCTGTCCCTTGGAATTGCCTATTATGTTAGTGGGGTGCTTCCTTTCGTAGAAAACCAGCCTGAACTGGTGCACTGA